In a single window of the Limnohabitans sp. 2KL-27 genome:
- a CDS encoding 2-keto-4-pentenoate hydratase yields MTHPTSHPSNAAAQLLWDLWQSGQVVQVLPQACRPMTSVAGYAAQAQLPAVSGRAVVGWKIAATSSNGQAHINVSGPLAGRLLSGQVFSSGASVPSQHNRMRVAEPEFAFTMGQDLPPQTSLYSQEHVMAAVATLHPAIEVPDSRLAPFTQAGEAQLLADNACARHFVLGSPAPEGWRHNDLSQHAVQAQVLKGDAIRYSRTGSGAWVLGDPRTALTWLANQLSRLGIPLQKGQVVTTGTCMVPLELEPGDSAWANFGTLGQVHMHFSD; encoded by the coding sequence ATGACTCACCCAACAAGCCACCCATCCAACGCCGCTGCCCAATTGCTTTGGGATCTGTGGCAATCGGGACAGGTCGTTCAAGTGCTGCCCCAAGCTTGCAGGCCCATGACCAGCGTGGCCGGTTATGCCGCACAGGCGCAGCTGCCCGCCGTTTCCGGCCGGGCTGTGGTGGGCTGGAAAATTGCTGCCACCAGCAGCAATGGGCAAGCCCACATCAACGTGAGTGGCCCTCTGGCCGGGCGCTTGTTATCAGGCCAAGTGTTTTCAAGCGGGGCCAGCGTGCCCTCCCAGCACAACCGCATGCGGGTGGCCGAGCCAGAATTTGCCTTCACCATGGGGCAAGACCTGCCGCCACAAACAAGTCTTTACAGCCAGGAACACGTGATGGCTGCCGTGGCCACGCTGCACCCGGCCATCGAAGTGCCGGACTCGCGGCTTGCGCCATTTACCCAAGCGGGCGAGGCGCAATTGCTGGCCGACAACGCTTGCGCGCGTCATTTCGTACTGGGCTCACCCGCACCCGAAGGGTGGCGCCACAACGACTTGAGCCAGCATGCCGTGCAAGCCCAAGTGTTGAAAGGCGATGCCATTCGATACAGCCGCACTGGCTCAGGCGCTTGGGTCTTGGGTGACCCCCGCACCGCCCTGACTTGGTTGGCCAACCAGCTGTCGCGTCTGGGCATCCCGTTGCAAAAGGGGCAGGTGGTGACCACAGGCACCTGCATGGTCCCACTGGAGCTGGAGCCCGGTGACAGCGCTTGGGCCAACTTTGGGACTCTGGGACAAGTCCACATGCATTTTTCGGACTGA